The region GAGTTGCTCAGGCGCTACCATCTGTTGGAGCCGGTGAACAAAGAGGTTACCTGGGATAATTGTCTGCCCCTCCTGCGCCAAGCTTTTTTAAAGTTAACTACCTCCCAAGCCCCGCCGCCGTCAGGTGTTACTGAGCGAAGAGCGTTTCCACCGCCGCCACCGCCACCGATCAGAACCCCCTCCATGGATGACCGTCAGATTGACCCGAAAAATACCCTTTGGTAATTGGTTAATCAGTTTTATTAACCTTACGAGTCGGATTTGTTGTGGGTGTATTTCCAAAGTTGGTCGGCGGAACTAATTCTCAAACATGATTTCATTGCCCCTCAAGGCAATAATCCTGATTTTTAGCGGTCCCACCACCGACGTATTCTCAGCGGCGATCGCCCGCACCTCATTAGGGGGATTATCGGACTGACGACGGAGTTGTTCAATAAAATCAATTAGGGTTTTAATGCGGCCATCTTCTACTTGGATGGGCCCCAGAATGCCTTCCCGACGGGCTCGGAATTGGGCGGCGGCGAGGAGATAGTCAATCCGTTTTTGGACATCAACTTCGCTAAAATCGGAAGATTCGAGGGAAATGGTGGCAATGGTTTCAGATTCTCGGAAAACTTGACGGTTGGGCACCACGTCGAAAAAGACCCGAATTTCCCTTTCTTCCTGCACATAATTTCCCGCCGACAACACCCGGATCACATATTCCTGCCCTGGTTGCAGTTGGTTCTTAATACTATTTACCTGGGCCGTGGTCACCCGGACAATGGGTTCATCGGGCACTGGCATATTGGGGGTTTTGACCAATTGCAGAGCGGTGCGATTGGCCTGTCGTAATAATTGATCTACCGCACCACTGACAGCTTCGGTGTTTACCACCCTTAGGCCACCAAAGGCCAATAACTGACCCCGCAGAATGGCAATTTGTTGTCCCCGCAACTCTTGGTAATCTTGGTAATAACGCTCTAGCTCTTCCACTTCCCTTTGCAGGAAACTGAGTTCCGTTTCTAGCCCCTGTAATTTTTCTTCCCGCACTTGGATGTCATTATCTTTGGCGGCGATCGCCTGGTCAAGTTGATCAATTTTGGTGTCCCG is a window of Synechocystis sp. PCC 7338 DNA encoding:
- a CDS encoding DUF3084 domain-containing protein, whose protein sequence is MTSAYILVLSVLILGGIIAALGDHLGSKVGKARLRLFKLRPRQTAVVLTVITGTLISASTLGILFTFSKSLREGVFQLDDILGQLRVAKAELEQASQAKEEIESELSEVRQEQKLVEERSQELDRNYTRALQLLRRVSQQSRNLRQEVANLSAERAELNRQKDSLLAEATELQDQVKLRDQELSKRQERIAQQEKVLARQQEQVKSLEQRFASLEAQRQQLQAEINQRDTKIDQLDQAIAAKDNDIQVREEKLQGLETELSFLQREVEELERYYQDYQELRGQQIAILRGQLLAFGGLRVVNTEAVSGAVDQLLRQANRTALQLVKTPNMPVPDEPIVRVTTAQVNSIKNQLQPGQEYVIRVLSAGNYVQEEREIRVFFDVVPNRQVFRESETIATISLESSDFSEVDVQKRIDYLLAAAQFRARREGILGPIQVEDGRIKTLIDFIEQLRRQSDNPPNEVRAIAAENTSVVGPLKIRIIALRGNEIMFEN